A stretch of the Helicoverpa armigera isolate CAAS_96S chromosome 5, ASM3070526v1, whole genome shotgun sequence genome encodes the following:
- the LOC110369824 gene encoding E3 ubiquitin-protein ligase LRSAM1 → MGCAVSCVNRATMSLFGRQNNDSDARARLERKLYIAKESPEPDFDLSECQLRQVPSGTYSICKVYRKERLYLQINCLHSLEEGGQLSDLYLLKVFNISSNRFSQIPSDIRYLVNLTELYIQNNHIKTFPDSIQFMQSLQILDASQNKLQSLSPSLGKLKNLRKLNITDNKELNELCPELCLATNLISLQIDGEQFIFPPSEIATQDTTAIMKFLCDKMNIEYNSPVHTELDMPTVQTPNMVLDPFARRNTLTWEEQEAAILEQENRLHKAAKEQREKFLNKVLQEQLELDNEIATVHMVKEIDRQNLIKAIQDDEKEIECLVKNFIQSEYLKPEVIQQQLAYEQAEHDRLLEITRQNYDNIKKADVLRAMEMLIEEDYTAKHSKKYYEDSLNNVKQSMLMQDLEVSEKLTELLNAKDQSRTVLVEQLLEDQDIQMAIVASLLEKVDSKTWSLNQEISLISSHLARLSVIEQEKKKLQIAYNYNELLQQRVQLVNLLDDLFGQQNKRRKQLVETLREMDSESNKSHDFWLKNYQKLMDSAPRTLLDIGKSLDPALANYLLQEGVIHCLPFLVKFLFSGEPLLNITTEQLKLSGVSLSSDREGIIRAINLYVGAKSQNHNFEASPVAPSAPVEDMTDEQKCTGVVTTNQSDDSVMEAECVICMDAKSEVVFVPCGHMCCCQPCASKEMDSCPMCRSHIERTIKVMIA, encoded by the coding sequence ATGGGTTGTGCTGTGTCTTGTGTCAACCGAGCGACAATGTCGTTGTTTGGAAGACAAAATAATGATAGTGATGCACGAGCGAGACTGGAGAGGAAGTTATATATTGCGAAGGAATCACCAGAACCAGATTTTGACCTGTCCGAGTGCCAGCTGCGCCAAGTACCTTCCGGTACATACTCGATATGCAAGGTATACAGAAAAGAGCGATTATATTTGCAAATCAACTGTTTACATTCTTTAGAAGAAGGAGGTCAACTGTCCGATTTATACCTACTCAAGGTGTTCAACATTAGCAGTAATAGATTTTCGCAAATACCCAGTGATATTAGATACTTGGTAAATCTGACTGAACTGTATATTCAAAACAATCATATTAAGACCTTTCCTGATAGTATACAGTTTATGCAATCTTTACAAATATTGGATGCCTCACAGAACAAGCTTCAAAGTTTATCTCCATCTCTAGGTAAGCTCAAGAATCTAAGAAAACTTAACATAACTGATAATAAAGAATTAAATGAACTCTGTCCAGAATTATGTTTAGCTACTAATCTGATATCACTACAGATAGACGGTGAACAGTTTATATTCCCTCCATCAGAAATTGCCACACAGGATACAACAGCAATAATGAAATTCTTATGTGATAAAATGAACATAGAGTATAATTCCCCAGTGCACACTGAATTAGACATGCCCACAGTTCAAACTCCCAACATGGTTTTGGATCCATTTGCTAGGCGCAATACACTAACTTGGGAAGAACAGGAAGCTGCCATATTGGAACAGGAAAACAGGTTACACAAGGCAGCCAAAGAGCAAagagaaaagtttttaaataaagtgttACAAGAGCAGTTAGAACTGGACAATGAAATAGCTACAGTTCATATGGTAAAAGAAATTGATCGCCAAAACCTGATCAAGGCTATACAGGATGatgaaaaagaaattgaatgTTTAGTTAAGAACTTTATTCAATCTGAGTATTTAAAACCAGAAGTTATTCAACAACAACTTGCATATGAACAGGCTGAACATGACAGACTACTTGAAATCACTCGGCAGAACTATGATAACATTAAAAAGGCTGATGTTTTAAGAGCTATGGAAATGCTCATAGAAGAGGACTACACAGCTAaacattccaaaaaatattatgaagattCTTTAAATAATGTGAAACAAAGCATGCTTATGCAAGATTTAGAAGTAAGTGAGAAATTGACTGAATTGTTAAATGCTAAAGACCAGTCAAGAACAGTATTAGTTGAGCAACTTCTAGAGGACCAAGATATTCAAATGGCAATTGTTGCATCACTATTGGAAAAGGTAGATTCAAAAACATGGAGTCTGAACCAAGAAATCAGCTTGATTTCTTCACATCTGGCTCGCCTCAGTGTCATTGaacaagaaaagaaaaagttacaaattgcatATAATTATAATGAGTTGCTACAGCAGAGAGTTCAGCTAGTTAATCTGTTAGATGATCTTTTTGGTCAGCAAAACAAAAGGCGAAAACAGCTTGTTGAAACTCTTCGAGAAATGGATAGTGAATCAAATAAGTCTCATGATTTTTGGTTGAAGAACTATCAGAAGTTAATGGATTCAGCACCAAGAACTTTATTGGATATTGGAAAAAGTTTGGATCCAGCACTTGCAAATTACCTCTTGCAGGAGGGAGTAATTCACTGTCTGCCTTTCTTGGTTAAATTCTTATTTTCTGGTGAACCTTTACTGAACATTACAACAGAACAACTGAAGCTGAGTGGTGTCTCATTGTCTTCTGATAGGGAAGGCATTATACGAGCAATAAATTTATATGTAGGAGCTAAAAGTCAAAACCACAACTTTGAAGCATCTCCCGTTGCCCCAAGTGCTCCAGTAGAAGATATGACAGATGAGCAGAAATGTACTGGTGTTGTTACTACCAACCAATCTGATGACTCGGTGATGGAAGCTGAATGTGTCATATGTATGGACGCTAAGAGTGAAGTAGTATTTGTGCCATGTGGACACATGTGTTGTTGTCAACCTTGTGCCAGCAAGGAAATGGACAGCTGCCCCATGTGCAGGAGTCACATAGAAAGGACCATCAAAGTTATGATTGCATGA